One genomic segment of Esox lucius isolate fEsoLuc1 chromosome 15, fEsoLuc1.pri, whole genome shotgun sequence includes these proteins:
- the clmn gene encoding dentin sialophosphoprotein encodes MAGHEWEYKDWFEREEFIGQISDIRVQNLQVEREVVQKRTFTRWMNLHLEKCTPPLEVNDLFRDIQDGRILMALLEELSGCKLLHGWKQSSHRIFRLNNIAKVLTFLEERNVKLVSIDAADVADGNSSIVLGLIWNIILFFQIKELTGNIRSQFPSSSSLSSLPTSSDSDTSLSSTPSDERPRSSAMRDHGKAIKTLLQWVQRRTRKYGVAVQDFGKSWTSGLAFLAVIKSVDSSLVDMRRALLRTAKENLEEAFRTAHYSLGIPRLLEPEDVTINPPDEQSIMTYVSQFLEHFPGMEEPLENVSDVIQRSVSSGRLSCRVNDSSHDLRNGIHRSRGRERPCVVRRDWVQPPPKILISSVSEELKSPTSPLAVERSWVTEGSLVGSKPSPLRPSFVDSVISSVSSDSMVSDSVMGSPDSCWEGLPSESATPDRFVESRSDGSLSDSGVSWEMNVPASTPHDTTPDLEDPWPVRTEKARDEELFIDEGNYSLRSVESTQDRVKTTAGQEERKKETKYDEDEERAKREEEEAYSYILDLSEDKAAKPNQSEGKKLTESDSELMDTSMGQCNEANKKQVLPSLEFSDQPQLDDSEQMKESVCAVENVHHKVPSEQGGVSERTVRSECAKKETVEPSRGSSKAVNPVDEFAPERSDKTEGHFDATDRVETENRHSGRHRDGERALVLSEERHKPVTEDSKTQERRTDVPNGHIESQKNTTAQAEVTEPMQSQPYMEMDQCRTIQVGPSDPGPDLDTESQTGPTGACTDVWKRSTEAQSPGRDVGAGVEDPDMHEDPVGGLVERTEKHESAPCVEEATVNVKASQEGRGAENSHDRVGATGSGATPNTETEVKVSHQGKSVSITLINPGLVLSGAVPHTPLPDMPNQNQCTSQPPSLEERDPEQDTGDQADGGCSQTEASTAQEAGVEKTEAKTVFVRNSSLEKPDVEPMHLSNVDSAVDRTGDPEEPTALGETLDPMDLFYPDTEDCGTTEEPEEEAETSAWSSFSKSVETWPSTFSVAALQPAPSSDTQKHAERHADSHTRTQTETHTETDSQTDSHTESQLEQEQLGEVSTLQEVDVREDMGPSDAQEMYSMMGDQTAGDWGVVEEEEMEAEPGELSRTNEERPTSAARENNETVRSNADTDEAIDGLHPCSTPLNLKMRSESHEKENQKGTAFSRSERTKSDASWREVRTGTTLTEYYILLLLWLLLYCLLVLPQIDYRGLPRLLLNLDK; translated from the exons TTGAAAGAGAAGTCGTTCAGAAGAGGACATTTACAAGATGGATGAATCTACATTTGGAGAAG TGTACTCCTCCATTGGAGGTGAACGACCTGTTCAGAGATATCCAAGATGGACGTATTCTCATGGCTCTGCTTGAGGAACTTTCCGGGTGCAAGTTG CTTCATGGATGGAAACAGTCATCACATCGCATCTTCAGACTGAACAACATCGCAAAGGTCCTCACCTTCCTAGAGGAGAGAAAT GTGAAGCTGGTCAGTATTGACGCTGCAGATGTCGCCGATGGCAACTCTTCCATTGTTCTCGGACTCATCTGGAATATCATCCTGTTTTTCCag ATTAAGGAGCTGACCGGGAACATTAGGAGCCAGTTTCCCTCATCCTCAAGTCTGTCCTCGCTCCCCACCAGCTCCGACTCTGACACCTCCCTCTCTAGCACGCCCTCTGATGAAAGGCCACGCTCAAGTGCCATGCGGGATCATGGGAAGGCCATCAAGACGCTCCTGCAGTGGGTCCAGAGACGTACCAGGAA gtacGGTGTGGCGGTGCAAGACTTTGGGAAGAGCTGGACCAGTGGTCTGGCTTTCCTGGCCGTCATTAAGTCCGTTGACTCCAGCCTGGTGGACATGAGGAGAGCTCTGCTGAGGACAGCCAAGGAGAACCTAGAGGAGGCCTTCAGGACTGCCCACTACAGCCTAGGCATACCTAGACTGTTGGAACCAGAGG ACGTCACCATCAACCCACCAGACGAGCAATCCATCATGACCTACGTGTCCCAGTTCCTTGAGCACTTCCCCGGGATGGAAGAG CCGCTGGAGAATGTATCTGATGTCATACAGAGGAGTGTGTCGTCAGGCAGACTCAGCTGTCGTGTCAACGATTCCTCCCATGACCTGCGGAATGGCATCCACCGGAGCCGGGGCCGAGAGAGGCCCTGTGTGGTCCGGAGGGACTGGGTCCAGCCCCCGCCCAAAATCCTCATCTCATCCGTTTCCGAGGAGCTCAAGTCCCCCACATCCCCACTGGCGGTGGAACGCTCCTGGGTCACTGAAGGCTCGTTGGTTGGGTCCAAACCCAGCCCTCTGCGGCCGTCCTTTGTCGATTCTGTCATCAGCTCTGTGTCCTCAGACTCAATGGTCAGCGACTCGGTGATGGGTTCGCCGGACTCCTGTTGGGAGGGCCTGCCGAGCGAGTCGGCGACGCCGGATCGGTTTGTGGAGAGCCGTAGCGACGGGTCGCTATCCGACAGCGGGGTATCCTGGGAAATGAACGTCCCTGCCTCCACGCCACATGATACCACACCCGATCTGGAGGATCCCTGGCCGGTGAGAACGGAGAAAGCGCGGGATGAGGAGCTGTTTATCGACGAGGGGAACTACTCGCTCCGGTCAGTGGAAAGCACACAGGACAGGGTCAAAACCACCGCAGGTcaagaagagaggaagaaagagaccAAATACGATGAGGACGAGGAAAGGGccaagagagaggaagaggaggcttATAGCTACATACTGGACCTGAGTGAGGACAAAGCAGCCAAGCCTAATCAAAGTGAAGGGAAGAAACTAACCGAAAGTGACTCAGAACTAATGGACACCAGCATGGGTCAGTGTAATGAAGCAAACAAGAAGCAGGTGCTGCCATCTTTAGAGTTCTCTGACCAGCCACAGCTGGATGACTCTGAGCAGATGAAGGAAAGTGTATGTGCAGTTGAAAATGTCCATCATAAGGTGCCCAGTGAGCAGGGTGGTGTCTCGGAAAGAACGGTCAGATCAGAATGCGCCAAGAAGGAAACGGTGGAACCATCTAGAGGTTCCAGCAAGGCTGTAAACCCTGTGGATGAGTTTGCTCCGGAACGTTCTGATAAAACAGAGGGTCACTTTGATGCGACTGACAGAGTtgagacagaaaacagacactCGGGGCGGCACAGAGATGGGGAACGGGCCCTGGTGTTGTCGGAGGAAAGGCACAAGCCGGTCACAGAAGACTCAAAAACACAAGAGAGGAGAACGGATGTTCCCAACGGCCACATAGAGTCACAGAAAAACACCACGGCACAGGCTGAGGTCACTGAGCCGATGCAATCACAACCCTACATGGAGATGGACCAGTGCCGGACCATCCAGGTGGGTCCCTCAGACCCAGGTCCGGACCTTGACACGGAGAGCCAAACCGGGCCTACTGGTGCCTGCACTGATGTTTGGAAAAGATCTACAGAGGCCCAGAGCCCGGGGAGAGATGTAGGAGCGGGGGTTGAAGACCCAGACATGCATGAGGACCCCGTAGGCGGCTTAGTTGAGAGGACTGAAAAGCATGAGAGCGCCCCTTGTGTTGAGGAGGCTACAGTGAATGTGAAAGCTTCGCAGGAGGGGAGAGGTGCAGAAAACAGCCATGACAGGGTGGGTGCTACTGGTTCTGGGGCCACAcccaacacagagacagaagtgAAGGTCTCCCATCAGGGCAAGTCTGTGTCCATTACCTTAATTAACCCTGGGCTGGTCCTTTCTGGGGCAGTTCCTCACACTCCTCTCCCTGACATGCCCAACCAGAACCAGTGTACATCACAACCGCCTAGTCTGGAGGAGAGAGATCCAGAACAGGACACTGGGGATCAGGCTGATGGCGGGTGTAGTCAGACAGAGGCTTCTACTGCTCAAGAGGCCGGGGTGGAAAAGACTGAAGCTAAGACTGTCTTTGTGAGGAACAGTTCTTTGGAAAAGCCTGACGTTGAACCAATGCACTTATCGAATGTCGACAGTGCTGTTGACAGGACTGGGGATCCTGAGGAGCCAACGGCTCTGGGTGAGACACTTGACCCAATGGACCTATTCTACCCAGATACAGAAGACTGTGGGACCACAGAGGAGCCAGAGGAGGAGGCGGAGACATCGGCGTGGTCCTCCTTCAGCAAGTCAGTGGAAACCTGGCCGTCCACCTTCAGCGTTGCAGCTCTGCAACCAGCCCCGTCCTCCGACACGCAGAAACATGCCGAGAGGCATGCCGATTCACACACACGTACCcagactgagacacacacagagacagacagtcaaacagATTCACACACTGAAAGCCAGCTGGAACAGGAGCAACTGGGAGAGGTGTCGACCTTGCAG GAAGTTGATGTGAGGGAAGACATGGGACCTTCAGACGCCCAAGAAATGTACTCCATGATGGGGGATCAGACAGCGGGAGATTGGggtgtggtggaggaggaggagatggaagcTGAGCCCGGCGAGCTCAGCAGAACCAACGAAGAGAGGCCGACTTCTGCTGCCAGGGAAAACAATGAGACTGTGAG GAGTAATGCGGACACTGATGAAGCCATTGATGGACTTCATCCGTGTTCTACACCACTAAACCTGAAGATGAGGTCTGAATCTCATGAG AAGGAAAACCAGAAGGGCACGGCATTCAGCCGATCCGAACGCACCAAATCTGACGCCAG ctggCGGGAAGTGAGGACAGGGACAACGCTGACTGAGTACTACATTCTCCTGTTGCTGTGGCTACTCCTGTACTGCCTGTTGGTGCTACCACAGATCGACTACAGAGGCCTGCCACGTCTTCTGCTCAATctggacaaataa